Proteins found in one Panicum hallii strain FIL2 chromosome 4, PHallii_v3.1, whole genome shotgun sequence genomic segment:
- the LOC112890324 gene encoding RING finger protein 44-like, producing MSTAEIPLPSVPETAALDITLRGISFETAALPECTASEITAVATTGRSAAPPPRPPPAGFSWSAPTRGPQRPSPPTSLAHQDRRRQSGANAAAEAAALGLRPPRAAAPDHQPRHGGQQPRGAALPEGEPRRASGTAGLPSFTYNRSVKQHNVTGGAGGEEAATCSVCLGAFQVGETVRLLPVCLHLYHVECIDPWLEAHSSCPICRTGTETAVDGGLLPLPPV from the exons ATGAGCACTGctgaaatccccctccccagcgtcccGGAGACCGCGGCGCTCGACATCACCCTCCGCGGCATATCCTTCGagaccgccgcgctcccggagtGCACTGCCTCAGAGATCACGGCGGTCGCCACCACCGGCAGatctgcggcgcctcctccgAGACCGCCACCAGCGGGCTTCTCTTGGAGCGCGCCGACACGGGGACCACAGCGCccatcaccaccaacatccctcGCGCATCAGGATCGG CGTCGCCAGAGCGGCGCCAATGCGGCCGCCGAAGCTGCGGCCCTCGGCTTACGGCCACCGCGGGCAGCGGCGCCAGATCATCAGCCGCGCCACGGCGGGCAGCAGCCGCGCGGCGCCGCGCTACCTGAAGGCGAGCCACGGCGCGCCAGCGGAACGGCGGGCCTCCCGTCGTTCACGTACAACCGGTCGGTGAAGCAGCACAACGTGACAGgcggtgccggcggcgaggaggcggcgacGTGCTCCGTGTGCCTTGGCGCTTTCCAGGTCGGGGAGACGGTGCGGCTGCTGCCGGTGTGCCTGCACCTGTACCACGTCGAGTGCATCGATCCGTGGCTGGAGGCGCACTCCTCGTGCCCGATCTGCCGGACAGGCACGGAGACGGCGGTGGACGGCGgcctgctgccgctgccgccggttTAA
- the LOC112890326 gene encoding RING-H2 finger protein ATL39-like, whose product MSFPYPPGTTISQSPPPPAPPSNGNYSMIAGLTIAFGIVTFVLSYACRLFRQDHAGAEATEAAADLGAARSGATTYTVPPEPWDDGDEQRRRRVSPTAGLPSFTYDRSVMHNVTSRGEEAATCSVCLGAFQTGETVRLLPVCLHLYHAECIDPWLDAHSTCPICRSGTDPVTAGRLHLPV is encoded by the coding sequence ATGTCTTTTCCCTACCCTCCAGGCACCACCATTTCTCaatctccgccgccgccagcgccaccGAGTAATGGCAACTACTCCATGATCGCCGGCCTCACCATCGCCTTCGGGATCGTCACGTTCGTGCTCTCGTACGCGTGCAGGCTGTTCCGGCAAGATCACGCCGGCGCCGAGGCCACCGAGGCGGCAGCAGACCTCGGCGCCGCACGGTCGGGGGCAACTACGTATACAGTGCCACCGGAGCCGTGGGACGACGGCGACGAGCAGCGCCGGCGGCGCGTCAGCCCGACGGCTGGCCTCCCGTCGTTCACGTACGACCGGTCGGTGATGCACAACGTGACGAGCAGAGGCGAGGAGGCGGCGACGTGCTCCGTGTGCCTCGGCGCTTTCCAAACCGGGGAGACGGTGCGGTTGCTGCCGGTGTGCCTGCACCTGTACCACGCCGAGTGCATCGACCCGTGGCTGGACGCGCACTCGACGTGCCCGATCTGCCGGTCGGGCACCGACCCGGTGACGGCTGGCCGGCTACACCTGCCGGTTTAG
- the LOC112890327 gene encoding RING-H2 finger protein ATL46-like has product MSNSPAFPYPYYIYAPPPPPPPSPSTGLGLGFGIVGLIAVMLAFKYICKAIPAGTEPLGHQGGSHAAASATHQQRWSPRRPSDDGEQQLQGASLDDRPRLPDPTPSLPAAFAYNRSLQRKVKDTAGEEAAACAVCLGTFEFGDMVRLLPVCLHLYHAECIDQWLRKNSTCPVCRSETDPMMVMDVSQLPPV; this is encoded by the coding sequence ATGTCTAACTCGCCGGCGTTCCCGTACCCCTACTACATTTatgcaccaccgccaccgccgccgccgtcgccgtcgactGGACTCGGCCTTGGCTTCGGCATCGTCGGATTAATAGCGGTCATGCTTGCGTTCAAGTACATATGCAAGGCCATCCCTGCAGGCACGGAGCCTCTCGGACACCAAGGTGGTAGCCACGCCGCTGCTTCGGCCACTCATCAGCAGCGGTGGTCGCCACGGCGACCCTCCGACGACGGTGAGCAGCAGCTACAAGGGGCCAGCTTGGACGACCGGCCGCGGCTCCCGGACCCGACGCCTAGCCTCCCGGCGGCGTTCGCGTACAACCGGTCGCTGCAGAGAAAAGTGAAGGAcaccgccggcgaggaggcggcggcgtgcgcggtGTGCCTCGGCACCTTCGAGTTCGGGGACATGGTGCGGCTGCTGCCCGTGTGCCTTCACCTCTACCACGCAGAGTGCATCGACCAATGGCTGCGCAAGAACTCGACGTGCCCAGTCTGCCGGTCCGAGACCGACCCAATGATGGTGATGGACGTCAGCCAGCTACCACCTGTTTAG
- the LOC112891051 gene encoding RING-H2 finger protein ATL39-like, translating to MATHSGRTTVTSPEHHPPTKATVIFSFVSAGFTGIAVLAVIVLFCQYRVRGRAPVTAAVAAGNSSGERRAGVDIAKLPEFAYTQSARRDGGGGAGDGEQCSVCLGAVEAGEMVRRLPLCKHLYHVECIDMWLASHTTCPLCRVDVEPPGEEDQAAAPAEPQQELPV from the coding sequence ATGGCTACTCATTCCGGCAGAACCACCGTgacatcgccggagcaccacccgCCGACGAAAGCGACGGTGATATTCAGCTTCGTCAGCGCCGGCTTCACGGGCATCGCTGTCCTTGCAGTCATCGTACTGTTCTGCCAGTACCGCGTCCGCGGCCGAGCGCCGGTCACCGCCGCCGTGGCAGCAGGCAACAGTTCAGGGGAGCGCCGCGCCGGCGTGGACATCGCCAAGCTGCCGGAGTTCGCGTACACCCAGTCCGCAAGgcgtgacggcggcggcggcgccggagacgGGGAGCAGTGCTCGGTGTGCCtcggcgcggtggaggccggcgagATGGTGCGGCGGCTGCCCCTGTGCAAGCACCTGTACCACGTGGAGTGCATCGACATGTGGCTGGCTTCGCACACGACGTGCCCTCTCTGCCGGGTGGACGTCGAGCCGCCGGGGGAAGAAGACCAGGCGGCCGCGCCGGCGGAGCCGCAGCAGGAGCTGCCGGTGTAG